Proteins encoded together in one Pseudomonas arsenicoxydans window:
- the modC gene encoding molybdenum ABC transporter ATP-binding protein, producing MIHARLKLTYSGFALDVDLHMPGRGVTALYGHSGSGKTTCLRCIAGLERAESGFIQVNDEVWQDSDRKIFVPPHKRALGYVFQEASLFPHLSVLANLEFGLKRIPKSQRRVDMAHATELLGIAHLLDRHPQHLSGGERQRIGIARALLTSPKLLLMDEPLAALDSQRKNEILPYLQRLHDELDIPVLYVSHSQDEVARLADHLVLLNDGKALASGPIGETLARLDLPLALGDDAGVVVEGHVSAYDPHYQLLTLQLPGTDLSIRVAHAPMSQGQALRCKVQARDVSLSLQSVEQSSILNRLPVTVISEIGADNAAHVLIRLNAAGTPLLARITRYSRDQLGVHPGQQLWAQIKAVAVLA from the coding sequence ATGATTCATGCACGCCTTAAACTGACTTACTCGGGGTTCGCCCTGGACGTCGATCTGCATATGCCGGGCCGCGGAGTGACCGCGCTTTACGGTCATTCCGGCTCGGGCAAGACGACGTGTTTGCGCTGCATCGCCGGTCTGGAACGGGCCGAAAGCGGCTTCATTCAGGTCAACGATGAAGTCTGGCAGGACAGCGACAGAAAGATTTTCGTCCCGCCACATAAACGCGCACTGGGTTACGTTTTCCAGGAAGCCAGCCTGTTTCCCCACCTGTCTGTGCTGGCCAATCTGGAATTCGGTCTCAAACGTATCCCGAAGTCGCAGCGCCGGGTCGACATGGCGCATGCCACTGAACTGCTGGGTATTGCTCATCTGCTGGACCGTCATCCGCAACATCTGTCCGGCGGTGAACGGCAACGTATCGGCATCGCTCGCGCGCTGCTGACCAGCCCGAAACTGTTGCTGATGGACGAACCGCTGGCGGCGCTGGATAGCCAGCGCAAAAACGAGATCCTGCCGTACCTGCAGCGCTTGCACGATGAACTGGACATCCCGGTGCTGTACGTCAGTCACTCGCAGGATGAAGTTGCGCGGCTGGCCGATCACCTCGTCTTGCTCAACGATGGCAAGGCGCTGGCCAGCGGTCCCATCGGTGAAACCCTGGCGCGTCTCGATTTGCCTCTGGCATTGGGCGACGATGCTGGCGTGGTGGTTGAAGGTCATGTCAGCGCCTATGACCCGCATTATCAATTGCTCACGCTGCAACTGCCCGGTACTGATCTGAGCATTCGGGTGGCACACGCGCCCATGAGCCAAGGTCAGGCATTGCGCTGCAAGGTCCAGGCACGCGATGTCAGCCTGAGCCTGCAAAGCGTCGAGCAAAGCAGCATCCTCAATCGCTTGCCCGTTACGGTTATCAGTGAAATCGGCGCCGACAACGCCGCCCACGTGCTGATCCGCCTGAATGCAGCCGGCACGCCACTGCTCGCACGCATCACGCGTTACTCCCGGGATCAACTCGGCGTGCACCCCGGCCAACAGCTTTGGGCGCAAATCAAAGCGGTGGCCGTCCTGGCTTAA
- the modB gene encoding molybdate ABC transporter permease subunit: protein MTLTSADFSAIWLTLKLASLTTVILLIIGTPIALWLSRTDSWLRGPVGAVVALPLVLPPTVIGFYLLLALGPNGFVGHFTQSLGLGTLTFSFAGLVIGSVLYSMPFVVQPLQNAFSAIGTRPLEVAATLRANPWDTFFSVILPLARPGFITAAILGFAHTVGEFGVVLMIGGNIPDKTRVVSVQIYDHVEAMEYAQAHWLAGAMLVFSFAVLLALYSSRKTKTGWS from the coding sequence ATGACCCTGACGAGTGCCGATTTTTCCGCCATCTGGTTGACCCTGAAACTGGCGTCCCTGACCACGGTGATCCTGTTGATCATCGGCACTCCGATTGCGTTATGGCTGTCGCGCACCGACTCCTGGCTACGTGGCCCGGTCGGGGCAGTTGTCGCCCTGCCCCTGGTGCTGCCGCCCACGGTGATTGGTTTTTATCTGTTGCTGGCGCTGGGCCCCAATGGCTTTGTCGGTCATTTCACCCAATCGCTGGGGCTCGGCACGCTGACCTTCAGTTTCGCCGGGCTGGTCATCGGTTCAGTGCTTTACTCGATGCCATTCGTGGTTCAGCCGCTGCAAAACGCGTTTTCCGCCATTGGCACTCGCCCACTGGAAGTGGCCGCCACCTTGCGCGCCAATCCTTGGGACACCTTCTTCAGCGTGATTCTGCCACTGGCCCGCCCGGGATTTATCACGGCGGCCATTCTCGGTTTCGCCCACACCGTCGGCGAGTTCGGTGTGGTGCTGATGATCGGTGGCAACATCCCCGACAAGACCCGCGTGGTCTCAGTGCAAATCTACGACCACGTCGAAGCGATGGAATACGCCCAGGCCCATTGGCTGGCGGGGGCGATGCTGGTGTTCTCATTTGCCGTGTTGCTGGCGCTCTACTCCAGCCGTAAAACCAAAACGGGCTGGAGCTGA
- the modA gene encoding molybdate ABC transporter substrate-binding protein: MTIRASRFAPTCLAGLVAVFAFGSAQADEVQVAVAANFTAPIQAIAADFEKDTGHKLVTSFGATGQFYTQIKNGAPFEVLLSADDTTPQKLEAEGDTVKGSRFTYAVGTLALWSAKDGYVDAKGKVLSENQYQHLSIANPKAAPYGLAATQVLARLGLTDKVKGKIVEGQNITQAYQFVSTGNAELGFVALSQIYKDGKVTSGSAWIVPADMHDPIKQDAVILNKGKDNPAAKALVDYLKGPKAAAVIKSYGYQL; the protein is encoded by the coding sequence ATGACCATTCGTGCCTCACGTTTTGCCCCAACCTGTCTCGCAGGCCTTGTCGCCGTATTCGCTTTCGGCTCCGCTCAGGCGGACGAAGTCCAGGTGGCCGTTGCCGCCAACTTCACCGCGCCGATCCAGGCCATCGCTGCTGATTTCGAGAAAGACACCGGGCACAAACTGGTCACCTCTTTTGGCGCAACGGGCCAGTTCTACACCCAGATCAAGAATGGCGCGCCGTTCGAAGTGCTCCTCTCGGCGGACGACACCACCCCGCAAAAACTCGAAGCCGAAGGCGATACCGTCAAGGGTTCACGCTTCACCTACGCCGTCGGCACGTTGGCGCTGTGGTCGGCAAAAGACGGATATGTCGATGCCAAGGGCAAGGTGCTCAGCGAAAATCAGTACCAGCATTTGTCCATTGCCAACCCAAAGGCCGCTCCCTATGGACTGGCTGCTACACAGGTGCTGGCCAGGCTGGGCCTGACCGACAAGGTCAAAGGCAAGATCGTTGAAGGCCAGAACATCACCCAGGCCTACCAGTTCGTTTCCACCGGCAACGCTGAACTGGGTTTTGTGGCCTTGTCGCAGATCTATAAAGACGGCAAAGTCACCAGCGGTTCAGCCTGGATCGTTCCGGCCGACATGCACGACCCGATCAAACAAGACGCCGTGATCCTCAACAAGGGCAAGGACAACCCGGCTGCCAAAGCGTTGGTTGACTACCTTAAGGGTCCGAAAGCCGCCGCTGTCATCAAGTCCTACGGTTACCAACTCTAA
- a CDS encoding NAD(P)H-dependent flavin oxidoreductase — MSQWPDTRIIDLLGIELPIIQAPMAGATGSSMVIAASNAGGLGSMPAAMLSIDQLREELKTIRQHSQRPFNINYFCHQMPAADEQRARDWKNLLEPYYRELGVDFEAPTPVSNRAPFDNAACEVLEEFRPEVVSFHFGLPEKSLLDRVKATGAKILSSATTVEEAIWLEQHGCDAIIAMGYEAGGHRGMFLSDDLSSQVGTFALVPQIVDAVKVPVIAAGGISDARGVAAAFALGASAVQVGTAYLFTPEAKVSPSHHKALRTAKESETAVTNLFTGRPARGILNRVMRELGPMSDKAPAFPLAGGALMPLRAKGEADFSNLWAGQAFTLCTETTTAELTKRLAEEGLAKLMRR; from the coding sequence ATGAGCCAATGGCCAGACACCCGCATTATTGACCTGCTCGGCATCGAGCTGCCGATCATCCAGGCGCCCATGGCTGGCGCCACCGGATCGTCCATGGTCATTGCGGCGAGCAATGCGGGCGGCCTGGGTTCTATGCCCGCTGCCATGCTGAGCATCGATCAATTGCGCGAGGAGCTGAAGACGATCCGTCAACACAGCCAGCGTCCGTTCAACATCAACTACTTTTGCCATCAAATGCCGGCCGCCGACGAGCAACGCGCGCGCGACTGGAAGAATCTGCTGGAACCGTACTATCGGGAGCTGGGCGTCGATTTCGAAGCACCGACACCGGTCTCCAATCGTGCACCGTTCGATAACGCGGCCTGCGAAGTGCTCGAAGAGTTTCGCCCCGAAGTCGTGAGCTTCCACTTCGGCCTGCCCGAAAAATCCCTGCTGGATCGGGTCAAAGCCACCGGAGCGAAAATCCTCTCATCGGCGACAACGGTCGAAGAAGCCATCTGGCTGGAACAACATGGCTGCGACGCGATCATCGCCATGGGTTACGAGGCTGGAGGCCATCGCGGGATGTTTCTCAGCGATGACCTGAGCAGCCAGGTCGGAACATTTGCCTTGGTGCCGCAAATCGTCGATGCGGTGAAAGTGCCGGTGATTGCAGCGGGCGGGATCAGTGATGCGCGAGGCGTCGCGGCAGCGTTTGCGCTGGGCGCTTCGGCGGTGCAAGTGGGTACGGCTTATCTGTTCACACCGGAAGCCAAGGTCAGCCCGTCCCACCACAAAGCGCTGCGCACAGCCAAGGAAAGCGAGACCGCAGTGACCAACCTTTTCACTGGCCGCCCGGCACGCGGGATTCTCAATCGGGTCATGCGCGAACTCGGCCCCATGAGCGATAAAGCCCCCGCCTTTCCTCTGGCCGGTGGTGCGTTGATGCCGTTGCGCGCCAAAGGTGAAGCGGATTTCAGCAACCTCTGGGCTGGGCAGGCGTTTACGTTGTGCACTGAAACGACGACCGCCGAGCTGACCAAGCGCTTGGCGGAAGAAGGTTTGGCCAAGTTGATGCGTCGGTAA
- the acuI gene encoding acrylyl-CoA reductase (NADPH), whose protein sequence is MFKGILIDKDDSGYRATLQEINDDQLPEGDVTVRVAYSTLNFKDGLAITGSSPVVRKFPMVPGIDLAGSVEASQHPDYKVGDQVLLNGWGVGEGHWGGLAQKARLKGDWLIPLPKEFTAAQAMAIGTAGYTAMLCILALEHNGVTPEQGEVLVTGANGGVGSFAIALLSKLGYRVVASTGRTSEHDYLKQLGASEVIDRATLSEPGKPLAKERWAAVIDSVGSHTLANACASTKANGTVAACGLAQGMDFPASVAPFILRGVTLAGINSVTQPKAKRVEAWNRLAKDLDFALLPLISHEIGLSEAIEAAPRLLAGQLRGRVVVDVNR, encoded by the coding sequence ATGTTCAAAGGTATTTTGATCGACAAAGACGACAGCGGTTACCGGGCCACACTGCAAGAGATCAATGACGATCAACTGCCCGAGGGCGATGTGACGGTGCGCGTGGCGTACAGCACGCTGAACTTCAAGGATGGCCTGGCAATTACTGGCAGCAGTCCGGTGGTCAGGAAATTCCCGATGGTGCCCGGGATCGATCTGGCCGGCAGCGTCGAGGCCAGTCAGCATCCGGACTACAAGGTCGGCGACCAGGTCTTGCTCAATGGCTGGGGCGTGGGCGAAGGGCACTGGGGCGGACTGGCGCAAAAGGCTCGTCTGAAGGGCGACTGGCTGATTCCGCTACCCAAGGAATTCACCGCGGCTCAGGCCATGGCGATCGGTACTGCCGGGTACACGGCGATGCTGTGCATCCTGGCGCTGGAACATAACGGCGTGACGCCCGAGCAGGGCGAGGTCCTGGTCACCGGCGCCAATGGTGGTGTCGGCAGCTTCGCCATCGCGCTGCTGAGCAAACTCGGCTATCGGGTCGTGGCATCTACTGGCCGCACCTCCGAACACGATTACCTCAAGCAGCTGGGGGCCAGCGAAGTCATCGATCGCGCCACGCTTTCCGAGCCCGGTAAACCATTGGCCAAAGAGCGTTGGGCGGCGGTGATCGACTCGGTCGGCAGCCACACGTTGGCCAACGCCTGTGCCAGCACCAAGGCCAATGGCACGGTGGCCGCGTGCGGTCTGGCACAAGGCATGGACTTTCCAGCGTCAGTCGCGCCTTTCATTTTGCGTGGCGTGACCCTGGCCGGGATCAACAGCGTTACCCAACCCAAAGCCAAACGTGTAGAGGCCTGGAATCGCCTGGCGAAAGACCTGGATTTTGCCTTGCTGCCGCTGATCAGCCATGAGATCGGCTTGAGCGAAGCCATTGAAGCCGCACCGCGCTTGCTGGCCGGGCAATTGCGCGGTCGAGTCGTGGTTGATGTGAACCGCTGA
- the ada gene encoding bifunctional DNA-binding transcriptional regulator/O6-methylguanine-DNA methyltransferase Ada, which translates to MTTHSKTIATKDDPRWAAVVARDPGADGQFVYAVKTTGIYCRPSSLARLPNPQNVEFFDTAEQARAAGYRPSKRAAKDQSDVAAQHAVIVAAACRHIESAEHLPALNELAQAAGLSSFHFHRVFKGVTGLTPKGYATAHRSRKVRDRLAHGGSVTDALYEAGFNSNSRFYESADQVLGMKPGDYRAAGKNTDIRFAVGQCSLGAILVAQSERGVCAILLGDDPHQLVCDLQDKFRRANLIGADHAFEQLIAKVVGFIEAPAMGLDLPLDVRGTAFQERVWQALREIPAGSTASYADIAQRIGAPKAVRAVAQACGANSIAVAIPCHRVVRSDGNLSGYRWGVERKRQLLERETV; encoded by the coding sequence ATGACAACGCATTCGAAAACAATTGCCACCAAGGACGATCCTCGCTGGGCGGCTGTCGTCGCACGCGATCCGGGCGCGGACGGGCAATTTGTGTATGCCGTGAAAACCACCGGTATCTATTGCCGCCCCAGCAGTCTGGCGCGCCTGCCGAATCCGCAGAATGTCGAGTTTTTTGACACCGCCGAACAAGCCCGGGCGGCCGGTTATCGTCCGAGCAAACGGGCCGCAAAGGATCAAAGCGACGTTGCTGCACAACACGCGGTGATCGTGGCCGCCGCGTGCCGTCATATCGAATCCGCCGAACATCTTCCGGCCTTGAATGAATTGGCGCAGGCTGCCGGCCTGAGCAGTTTCCACTTTCATCGCGTGTTCAAAGGCGTGACCGGGTTGACGCCCAAGGGGTACGCCACAGCCCATCGCTCACGCAAGGTTCGTGATCGTCTGGCGCATGGCGGCTCGGTCACCGATGCCCTTTATGAGGCAGGCTTCAATTCTAATAGCCGCTTCTATGAGTCGGCCGATCAGGTGTTGGGCATGAAACCCGGCGATTACCGCGCCGCCGGCAAGAATACCGACATTCGCTTCGCGGTCGGCCAGTGCTCCCTGGGGGCGATTCTGGTGGCGCAAAGTGAGCGCGGCGTCTGCGCGATTTTGCTGGGGGACGATCCGCACCAATTGGTCTGCGACCTGCAAGACAAGTTTCGACGTGCCAACCTGATTGGCGCCGATCACGCGTTTGAGCAATTGATCGCCAAGGTTGTCGGTTTTATCGAAGCACCGGCCATGGGCCTGGACTTGCCACTGGACGTACGCGGAACGGCATTCCAGGAACGGGTCTGGCAGGCGCTGCGGGAGATTCCTGCCGGCAGCACCGCCAGCTACGCCGATATCGCTCAACGGATCGGTGCGCCGAAAGCCGTGCGCGCCGTAGCCCAGGCTTGTGGCGCCAACAGCATCGCGGTGGCTATTCCCTGCCACCGCGTGGTGCGTAGCGACGGCAACCTGTCGGGCTATCGCTGGGGTGTCGAGCGCAAGCGCCAGTTGCTGGAACGTGAAACCGTGTAA
- the alkB gene encoding DNA oxidative demethylase AlkB, producing MRYEPMSPTTLDMFADAEPEQQPRREQIGEQSYVLRGFALPWLEQLLPELEAVLVAAPFRQMVTPGGFTMSVALSSCGTWGWTTDRSGYRYTRHDPQTGQPWPKMPLVFFELAQAAAREAGFADFVPDSCLINRYIPGAKMSLHQDKDEGSYAAPIVSVSLGLPATFLFGGFERGDKSQRIGLLHGDIVVWGGVDRLRYHGVLPIKEGYHPRLGEQRINFTFRTAG from the coding sequence ATGCGTTATGAGCCCATGAGCCCGACCACCCTCGATATGTTTGCCGATGCCGAGCCCGAGCAACAGCCTCGACGCGAGCAGATCGGTGAACAGTCCTACGTCCTGCGAGGCTTTGCCCTGCCCTGGCTGGAACAATTGCTGCCCGAACTGGAAGCGGTTCTGGTGGCAGCACCGTTTCGGCAAATGGTCACGCCGGGTGGTTTTACCATGTCGGTCGCCTTGAGCAGTTGCGGCACCTGGGGTTGGACTACCGACCGCAGCGGTTACCGCTACACGCGTCACGACCCGCAGACCGGACAACCCTGGCCCAAGATGCCCTTGGTGTTTTTCGAACTGGCACAAGCGGCGGCACGAGAAGCGGGATTTGCGGACTTCGTACCCGATTCCTGCCTGATCAACCGCTATATCCCTGGGGCCAAGATGTCATTGCATCAGGACAAAGACGAAGGTTCCTACGCAGCGCCCATAGTGTCTGTGTCACTGGGATTACCTGCCACGTTTCTGTTCGGCGGCTTTGAACGTGGGGACAAAAGCCAGCGCATAGGGCTGCTGCATGGCGATATCGTGGTCTGGGGTGGCGTCGACCGCTTGCGCTATCACGGCGTCTTGCCGATCAAAGAGGGTTATCACCCGCGACTGGGCGAGCAACGGATCAACTTCACTTTTCGAACCGCCGGTTGA
- a CDS encoding 2OG-Fe(II) oxygenase, whose translation MSELSLDTLDWAPLEQQLDQDGCAVLESLLSVTACDEISALYPQQTPFRSQVMMARHGFGRGEYKYFRYPLPDAVACLRSALYPHLVPIANRWYECMDLPTRFPATHEAFLARCHAAGQERPTPLLLQYGPQDYNCLHQDLYGEHVFPLQVAILLSEPDEDFTGGEFVLTEQRPRMQSRPQVIGLKKGDGVIFAVSQRPVKGVRGYYRVTMRHGVSRLHSGKRHTLGIIFHDAL comes from the coding sequence ATGAGCGAACTCTCTCTGGATACGCTGGACTGGGCGCCTCTGGAGCAACAACTCGATCAGGATGGCTGCGCCGTACTCGAGTCGCTTTTAAGCGTGACGGCTTGCGACGAAATCAGCGCGCTCTATCCGCAACAGACCCCCTTTCGCTCCCAAGTGATGATGGCTCGTCACGGTTTTGGACGCGGCGAGTACAAATACTTCAGATACCCGCTGCCGGATGCGGTCGCCTGCTTACGCAGCGCGCTTTACCCTCATCTCGTACCGATCGCCAATCGCTGGTACGAATGCATGGATCTGCCAACCCGCTTTCCCGCAACGCACGAAGCGTTTCTGGCGCGTTGCCATGCCGCCGGTCAGGAGCGCCCGACACCGTTGTTGCTGCAATACGGGCCGCAGGACTACAACTGCTTGCATCAGGATCTGTACGGCGAACACGTGTTTCCGTTGCAAGTGGCGATTCTTCTGTCAGAACCGGATGAAGATTTCACCGGCGGCGAGTTTGTGTTGACCGAGCAGCGCCCGAGGATGCAATCGCGCCCGCAGGTCATCGGCCTGAAGAAAGGCGATGGCGTGATCTTTGCGGTCAGTCAGCGCCCGGTCAAAGGCGTTCGCGGCTATTACCGAGTGACGATGCGCCACGGCGTGAGTCGCCTGCACAGTGGAAAACGGCATACCCTTGGAATCATCTTTCACGATGCGTTATGA
- a CDS encoding DUF1883 domain-containing protein, with translation MKFIHQREHLNEDDIVVIQCSQMCNIRLMNDANFRSFKNGGRHTYHGGAFDTFPARITAPSTGFWNITIDTVNRRPISVTRKPTLTHSIKIIRRSSSKLS, from the coding sequence ATGAAATTTATCCACCAGCGCGAGCACCTCAACGAAGACGACATCGTCGTCATCCAGTGCTCGCAAATGTGCAACATCCGCTTGATGAACGACGCCAACTTCCGCAGTTTCAAGAATGGCGGCCGTCATACGTACCACGGCGGTGCGTTCGACACCTTCCCGGCCCGGATTACTGCGCCGAGCACCGGTTTCTGGAACATCACCATCGACACGGTCAACCGTCGTCCGATCAGCGTGACCCGTAAACCGACCCTGACGCACTCGATCAAGATCATCCGTCGTTCCAGCTCGAAACTGAGCTGA
- the galU gene encoding UTP--glucose-1-phosphate uridylyltransferase GalU — protein sequence MIKKCLFPAAGYGTRFLPATKAMPKEMLPVVNKPLIQYGVEEALDAGLTEISIVTGRGKRALEDHFDISYELENQIKGTDKEKYLVGIRKLLDNCSFSYTRQTEMKGLGHAILTGRPLIGDEPFAVVLADDLCVNLDGDGVLTQMVKLYKQFRCSIVAIQEVDPQETHKYGVISGEMIRDDIYRVHSMVEKPKPEDAPSNLAIIGRYILTPDIFDLIEQTEPGKGGEIQITDALMKQAQNGCVMAYKFKGKRFDCGGAEGYIDATNFCFENFYKTGKAY from the coding sequence ATGATCAAGAAATGCTTGTTCCCAGCAGCCGGTTACGGTACTCGCTTCCTGCCAGCGACTAAAGCCATGCCCAAAGAAATGCTGCCGGTGGTAAACAAGCCACTGATCCAGTACGGCGTCGAAGAAGCACTGGACGCTGGGTTGACTGAAATCTCCATCGTCACCGGTCGTGGCAAACGCGCTCTGGAAGACCACTTCGACATCAGCTACGAGCTGGAAAACCAGATCAAGGGCACCGACAAAGAGAAATACCTGGTCGGTATCCGCAAGCTGCTCGACAACTGCTCGTTCTCCTACACTCGCCAGACAGAAATGAAAGGCCTGGGTCACGCGATCCTGACCGGTCGTCCACTGATCGGTGATGAACCCTTCGCCGTGGTACTGGCGGATGACTTGTGCGTCAACCTGGATGGTGACGGCGTTCTGACCCAGATGGTCAAGCTGTACAAGCAGTTCCGCTGCTCGATCGTTGCGATCCAGGAAGTCGACCCGCAAGAAACTCACAAATACGGTGTGATTTCCGGTGAGATGATCCGTGACGACATCTATCGCGTTCACAGCATGGTTGAAAAACCAAAGCCAGAAGATGCACCTTCGAACCTGGCGATCATCGGTCGTTACATCCTGACGCCGGACATCTTCGACCTGATCGAACAAACCGAGCCAGGCAAGGGTGGTGAAATCCAGATCACCGACGCCCTGATGAAGCAAGCCCAAAACGGCTGCGTCATGGCCTACAAGTTCAAAGGCAAGCGGTTCGACTGCGGTGGCGCTGAAGGCTACATCGACGCGACCAACTTCTGCTTCGAGAACTTCTACAAGACTGGCAAGGCTTACTAA
- the gorA gene encoding glutathione-disulfide reductase, producing the protein MAYDFDLYVIGAGSGGVRAARFAAGFGAKVAVAESRYLGGTCVNVGCVPKKLLVYGAHFAEDFEQSSGFGWTPGEAKFDWATLIANKDREINRLNGIYRNLLVNSGVTLHEGHAQIVDPNTVEINGERYTAKNILIATGGWPQIPEIPGHEHAISSNQAFFLEELPKRVVVVGGGYIAVEFAGIFHGLGAETTLLYRGELFLRGFDGAVRKHLQEELTKRGMNLQFNSDIERIDKQSDGSLKVTLKDGRQLEADCVFYATGRRPMLDNLGLENTGVKLDKKGFIEVDEQYQTAEPSILALGDVIGRVQLTPVALAEGMAVARRLFKPEQYRPVDYKMIPTAVFSLPNIGTVGLTEEEAREAGHEVQIFESRFRPMKLTLTDCQERTLMKLVVDAKTDKVLGCHMVGPDAGEIVQGLAIALKAGATKRHFDETIGVHPTAAEEFVTMRTPVMA; encoded by the coding sequence ATGGCCTACGATTTTGACCTTTATGTGATTGGCGCCGGTTCCGGCGGTGTACGAGCAGCGCGTTTTGCCGCTGGTTTTGGCGCGAAGGTGGCTGTGGCTGAGAGTCGCTACCTGGGTGGCACCTGTGTGAACGTCGGCTGCGTGCCGAAGAAATTGCTGGTCTATGGCGCGCACTTTGCCGAAGACTTCGAGCAGTCCTCAGGCTTTGGCTGGACGCCGGGAGAAGCGAAATTCGACTGGGCAACGCTGATCGCCAACAAGGATCGCGAGATCAATCGCCTGAACGGCATTTACCGCAACCTGCTGGTCAATAGCGGTGTCACGTTACACGAAGGCCATGCCCAAATCGTCGACCCCAACACGGTCGAGATCAATGGCGAGCGCTACACCGCCAAAAACATCCTCATCGCTACCGGTGGCTGGCCGCAGATTCCGGAGATTCCCGGGCACGAACACGCGATCAGTTCCAATCAGGCGTTCTTCCTCGAAGAGCTGCCCAAGCGTGTCGTGGTGGTGGGGGGAGGGTATATCGCGGTGGAATTTGCCGGGATCTTCCACGGGCTGGGCGCCGAGACCACGTTGTTGTATCGCGGTGAGCTGTTCCTGCGTGGCTTCGACGGTGCGGTGCGCAAGCATTTGCAGGAAGAGCTGACCAAGCGGGGCATGAACCTGCAATTCAATTCCGATATCGAGCGCATAGACAAGCAATCCGACGGTAGCCTGAAGGTGACGCTCAAGGATGGTCGCCAGCTGGAGGCGGACTGCGTGTTCTACGCTACCGGCCGACGTCCGATGCTGGATAACCTGGGGTTGGAGAACACGGGCGTCAAACTCGACAAGAAAGGCTTCATCGAAGTCGACGAGCAGTATCAGACCGCGGAACCGTCGATCCTGGCCCTTGGCGATGTGATCGGTCGTGTCCAGCTGACGCCGGTTGCCCTGGCTGAAGGCATGGCCGTGGCGCGTCGTTTGTTCAAGCCGGAGCAGTATCGCCCGGTGGATTACAAGATGATCCCGACGGCCGTGTTCAGCCTGCCAAACATCGGCACGGTTGGCCTGACCGAGGAAGAGGCGCGGGAAGCCGGCCACGAAGTACAGATCTTCGAAAGCCGTTTCCGTCCAATGAAGCTGACCCTGACCGACTGCCAGGAACGCACGCTGATGAAGCTTGTGGTGGATGCCAAGACCGATAAGGTCCTGGGCTGCCACATGGTCGGACCGGACGCCGGCGAAATCGTCCAGGGCCTGGCGATTGCCTTGAAGGCGGGCGCGACCAAGCGCCACTTTGACGAAACCATTGGTGTGCACCCGACGGCCGCCGAAGAGTTCGTCACCATGCGGACACCGGTTATGGCTTAA